A single genomic interval of Borrelia maritima harbors:
- a CDS encoding SIMPL domain-containing protein (The SIMPL domain is named for its presence in mouse protein SIMPL (signalling molecule that associates with mouse pelle-like kinase). Bacterial member BP26, from Brucella, was shown to assemble into a channel-like structure, while YggE from E. coli has been associated with resistance to oxidative stress.), which translates to MLRRKEIYFLLFSLLLFISSIIISHGIKSIGIKNENYITVKGLSEREILSTSSSWEFRYSLTGNTVNDINKANNLSLSRIRNFFLKHGFSEDNIKMGFMEFNEENYKESLYKYRADISLSVHTKNIKKMEAAEKNIADLYNQGILINNSGGPRYYFDNINDIKPEMLADSIRNAKLAALEFAKHSNSKLGKIKNANQGYFEFLPIDRSLGAQERYPKKILRIVTTVSYYLD; encoded by the coding sequence TTTCTCATGGAATAAAAAGCATTGGTATTAAAAATGAAAATTATATTACAGTTAAGGGTCTTAGCGAAAGAGAAATTTTATCAACATCTTCTAGTTGGGAGTTTAGGTATAGTTTGACTGGCAATACCGTTAATGATATTAATAAAGCAAATAATTTAAGTTTGTCTAGAATTAGAAACTTTTTTTTGAAACATGGATTTAGCGAAGATAATATAAAAATGGGATTTATGGAATTTAATGAAGAGAATTATAAAGAATCTCTTTATAAGTATAGAGCAGATATATCCTTAAGCGTTCATACAAAGAATATTAAGAAAATGGAAGCAGCAGAAAAAAACATTGCTGATCTTTATAATCAAGGTATATTGATTAATAATAGTGGAGGCCCAAGATATTACTTTGATAATATTAATGATATAAAACCCGAAATGTTAGCAGATTCAATTAGAAATGCTAAATTAGCAGCTCTGGAATTTGCAAAACATTCAAATTCAAAATTGGGAAAAATTAAAAATGCAAATCAAGGATATTTTGAATTTCTTCCCATTGATAGAAGTTTAGGCGCCCAAGAGCGTTATCCAAAAAAAATATTAAGGATAGTAACGACTGTTTCTTATTATTTGGATTAA